One segment of Acidovorax sp. DW039 DNA contains the following:
- a CDS encoding type II secretion system F family protein, whose amino-acid sequence MSGVKTYYYRVLLPHGKVRSGLLRLAVERDHSARLRLERETEGTVLLLQRLPSLLSGAGDFLLRLGRAHVRTEDLAGFLRDLGLMLSAGVPAMEALSTLVEEGNATGNRAVSRIARRLKEDLNAGVTMAEAFARHPDIFPETVRNLVAIGDQSGTVDRMLGEAADHVERMLNIRRDIRTALIYPAFVFATIFGVAGFWIYYVVPNMARLFAQLHAKLPPITLALVNFSDALVHHAPWIIAITLAVVCGMVLAVRRVPAVRRGLHEALHRMPIARVLMTSSGMAHITEHLAILVRAGLDFVTCLNVLARATRDQHYQSRLIQVRESVERGDGIAMSMRRVGGFPAMAVRMIAVGEESGSLDVQLTHLAAEYRKRLEVLVKSLAEILKPAVILLAGALFLFLIVALLLPVYDLVRQSVNQSLGG is encoded by the coding sequence ATGAGTGGTGTGAAGACCTATTACTACCGTGTGCTGCTGCCGCACGGCAAGGTGCGCAGCGGCCTGCTGCGCCTGGCCGTGGAGCGCGACCATTCGGCCCGCCTGCGGCTGGAGCGTGAAACCGAGGGCACGGTGCTGCTGCTTCAGCGCCTGCCGTCACTGCTGTCAGGGGCGGGCGATTTTTTGCTGCGGCTGGGCCGCGCCCATGTGCGCACGGAAGACCTGGCCGGGTTTCTGCGCGACCTGGGCCTGATGCTCAGCGCGGGCGTGCCCGCGATGGAGGCACTCTCCACGCTGGTGGAAGAGGGCAATGCCACGGGCAACCGGGCCGTGAGCCGCATTGCGCGGCGCCTCAAGGAAGACCTCAACGCCGGGGTGACCATGGCCGAGGCCTTTGCGCGCCACCCCGACATCTTTCCTGAAACGGTGCGCAATCTGGTCGCCATCGGTGACCAGTCCGGCACGGTAGACCGCATGCTGGGCGAGGCTGCGGACCATGTGGAGCGCATGCTCAACATTCGCCGCGACATTCGCACAGCGCTCATCTACCCGGCCTTTGTGTTTGCCACCATCTTTGGCGTGGCGGGTTTCTGGATTTACTACGTGGTGCCCAACATGGCGCGGCTGTTTGCGCAGTTGCATGCCAAGCTGCCGCCCATCACGCTGGCGCTGGTGAATTTCTCGGACGCTCTGGTGCACCACGCCCCCTGGATCATCGCCATCACGCTGGCGGTGGTGTGCGGCATGGTGCTGGCCGTGCGCAGGGTGCCTGCCGTGCGCCGTGGCCTGCACGAGGCTCTGCACCGCATGCCGATTGCGCGGGTGTTGATGACTTCTTCGGGCATGGCCCACATCACCGAGCATCTGGCCATTCTGGTGCGCGCCGGGCTGGACTTTGTCACCTGCCTGAACGTGCTCGCCCGTGCCACGCGCGACCAGCACTACCAGAGCCGCCTGATCCAGGTGCGCGAGTCGGTGGAGCGGGGCGACGGCATTGCCATGAGCATGCGCCGCGTGGGGGGCTTTCCGGCCATGGCCGTGCGCATGATTGCCGTGGGCGAAGAGTCGGGCAGCCTTGATGTGCAGCTCACCCATCTGGCGGCCGAATATCGCAAGCGGCTGGAGGTGCTGGTCAAGTCGCTGGCAGAAATCCTCAAGCCTGCCGTCATCCTGCTGGCAGGTGCGCTGTTCCTGTTCCTCATCGTGGCATTGCTCCTGCCGGTGTACGACCTGGTGCGCCAGTCGGTCAACCAGTCGCTGGGTGGTTGA